A section of the Gallus gallus isolate bGalGal1 chromosome 4, bGalGal1.mat.broiler.GRCg7b, whole genome shotgun sequence genome encodes:
- the PACRGL gene encoding PACRG-like protein, with translation MLGPGLGLPRNVGLPAARSFPGNRQEAWLRVGLPAAGSRVGRAGPWGSEKGGSRKTRDCCCSFSLPQLRSGRGFIQRGSNVLKMSSGAQIKTKTAAQKSKTSSPLPCSPEPAVKPQPKPSDKLNPKTIDPFAAPSRTPSAFAATYAKGGIPCRLMHGSVKHRLHWECPLETVPFDPLLVTLAEGLRETKHPYTFVSKEGFKELLLVEGATEKAIPLLPRLVPVLKTALAHSDDEVFERGLDALVQLSAVVGPSLNDHLKHLLTNLSRRLMDKKFREKITVALQKLEQYGGKATVTIIKSKIPTYCSVFP, from the exons ATGCTCGGCCCCGGGCTCGGCCTGCCGAGGAATGTTGGGCTCCCGGCGGCCCGTAGTTTCCCCGGCAACCGGCAGGAAGCCTGGCTACGCGTGGGGCTGCCCGCCGCCGGGTCACGGGTGGGTCGGGCCGGGCCTTGGGGCTCTGAAAAGGGGGGATCGCGGAAAACGAGagattgctgctgctccttttctctGCCCCAGCTGCGCTCCGGGAGAGGGTTCATTCAGCGGG GTAGTAATGTTCTAAAAATGTCATCAGGCGCCCAGATAAAAACAAagactgcagcacagaagagcaAGACATCCTCTCCTTTGCCATGTTCTCCAGAACCTGCAGTTAAGCCACAGCCAAAGCCCAGTGACAAGTTGAATCCCAAAACTATTGATCCA TTTGCTGCTCCTTCTAGAACACCTTCTGCGTTTGCTGCTACATATGCTAAAGGTGGCATTCCATGCAG GTTAATGCATGGATCAGTAAAGCACAGACTGCACTGGGAGTGCCCTCTTGAAACAGTTCCTTTTGATCCTCTTCTTGTTACTCTGGCAGAG GGTCTGAGAGAGACAAAGCATCCCTATACGTTTGTTTCAAAGGAGGGTTTTAAGGAATTACTTCTGGTTGAAGGTGCTACTGAAAAAGCCATTCCCCTGTTGCCTCGTCTAGTTCCTGTGTTAAAGACTGCATTG GCCCATTCAGATGATGAAGTATTTGAAAGGGGATTAGACGCTTTAGTTCAACTGAGTGCTGTTGTTGGCCCATCTCTTAACGACCATCTTAAGCATCTGCTCACAAAT CTTTCAAGGAGATTGATGGACAAgaaatttagagaaaaaatCACTGTTGCTTTACAAAAGTTGGAGCAATATGGTGGAAAG GCAACAGTGACTATCATCAAATCAAAAATTCCAACCTATTGTTCTGTATTCCCCTGA